One genomic segment of Alicycliphilus denitrificans K601 includes these proteins:
- a CDS encoding esterase — protein sequence MNRSMKSAAMAASLLALLGCAGAPIAPVAGQGPVAVAEIGSFHTGGRSVTLSGLPKKEVRFTPTSPPTLLDPNGEFEVEQMYTQYVKLAPQSRRARYPMLMWHGGGLTGVTWETKPDGQPGWQMYFVAAGHDVYVSDAVERGRASWARYPEIFKSEPVFRTKKEGWELFRIGPADSYDSAASRHAYPDTQFPIAAFDQFMKQGVPRWVTNDEPTLRAYDALVNKVCPCVITVHSQGSTFAYTLASRYPDKIKAVVGVEPSGALDPDKVDVAPLARVPLLFVWGDKIRETPRWQGIQAPMKKMIAAVKARGGQVDEIDLPAQGIRGNSHMIMMDRNSDQVAALVQDWLVRRGLATR from the coding sequence ATGAACAGGTCCATGAAGTCCGCGGCCATGGCCGCAAGCCTCTTGGCGTTGCTCGGCTGCGCCGGCGCGCCCATCGCCCCGGTGGCGGGCCAGGGGCCGGTGGCGGTGGCCGAGATCGGCAGCTTCCACACCGGCGGGCGCTCGGTCACGCTGAGCGGGCTGCCGAAGAAGGAGGTGCGCTTCACGCCCACCTCGCCACCCACGCTGCTCGATCCCAATGGCGAGTTCGAGGTCGAGCAGATGTACACGCAGTACGTCAAGCTCGCCCCGCAGTCCCGGCGTGCGCGCTATCCGATGCTGATGTGGCACGGCGGTGGTCTGACGGGCGTTACCTGGGAGACCAAGCCCGACGGCCAGCCGGGCTGGCAGATGTACTTCGTCGCCGCCGGCCACGATGTCTACGTCTCCGACGCGGTGGAGCGCGGCCGCGCCTCGTGGGCGCGCTATCCGGAGATCTTCAAGAGCGAGCCGGTGTTCCGCACCAAGAAGGAGGGGTGGGAGCTGTTTCGCATCGGCCCGGCCGACAGCTACGACAGCGCCGCCAGCCGGCACGCCTATCCCGACACGCAGTTCCCCATCGCAGCGTTCGACCAGTTCATGAAGCAGGGCGTGCCGCGCTGGGTCACCAACGACGAGCCTACCCTGCGCGCCTACGACGCGCTGGTGAACAAGGTCTGCCCTTGCGTCATCACCGTGCACAGCCAGGGCAGCACCTTCGCGTACACGCTGGCCAGCCGGTATCCGGACAAGATCAAGGCGGTGGTCGGCGTCGAGCCTTCCGGCGCGCTCGATCCCGACAAGGTGGACGTGGCGCCGCTCGCCAGGGTGCCTCTGCTATTCGTCTGGGGCGACAAGATCCGCGAGACCCCGCGCTGGCAGGGCATCCAGGCGCCGATGAAGAAGATGATTGCCGCCGTCAAGGCCAGGGGCGGCCAGGTGGACGAGATCGACCTGCCGGCGCAGGGCATACGCGGCAACAGCCACATGATCATGATGGACCGCAACTCCGACCAGGTCGCCGCCCTGGTGCAGGACTGGCTGGTGCGGCGCGGACTGGCCACGCGCTGA
- a CDS encoding RNA-binding S4 domain-containing protein encodes MTTPPDSMRLDKWLWCARFYKTRSLAVEEIGKGRVTVNGQAAKAARELRAGDTVALRQGQVPRTVVVRGLSNFRGPAPVAQQLYEETPESIAERARAAEARRLAPEPAASLREGRPTKRDRRSMDDLRHGWGDRWSASLDDDGPPGKS; translated from the coding sequence ATGACGACTCCCCCCGACTCCATGCGCCTGGACAAGTGGCTGTGGTGCGCGCGCTTCTACAAGACCCGCAGCCTGGCCGTGGAAGAGATTGGCAAGGGCCGCGTCACCGTCAACGGCCAGGCCGCCAAGGCCGCGCGCGAGTTGCGCGCGGGCGACACCGTGGCCCTGCGCCAGGGCCAGGTGCCGCGCACGGTGGTGGTGCGGGGCCTGAGCAACTTCCGCGGTCCCGCGCCCGTGGCGCAGCAGCTCTACGAGGAAACGCCCGAGAGCATCGCCGAGCGCGCCCGGGCCGCCGAGGCCCGGCGCCTGGCCCCCGAGCCCGCCGCCAGCCTGCGCGAGGGCCGGCCCACCAAGCGCGACCGGCGCAGCATGGACGACCTGCGCCACGGCTGGGGCGACCGCTGGAGCGCGTCGCTCGACGACGACGGCCCGCCCGGGAAGTCCTAG
- a CDS encoding sensor histidine kinase, producing the protein MTRQRSLRRQLLLGILLPTLLFIGLNTYSLYRQTLGALNTAYDRTLLASAKTISEQIDVRGYDERAELRVIVPYAALEAFEADNQSRMYYRVSNLRGELVSGFGELPMWRGSIAPRPPYAALVDFYDASFRGRPVRVAALLQPVASPQGRGMAVIQVAETLELRHAAALQILRDTLARQALLVALVAAIVVLVVQRATRPVRQLSADLQARAEGDLSPIAAPAAPRELQPLIDATNAVMRRLSHLLEHQKRFVRDASHQLRTPLAVLKTQVQSALRGDMPPGQALHEIGDTVERATQLANQMLALAKVEQLRQQGELPTTRLDEVLREVALDLSPLIAQGDLDFGIATDAAPIRAHAWMLRELCRNLLHNAIRHATPATELAVTLRAQGTHAELTIADAGPGIDDELAARLFEPFSAGDVRKGSGLGLAICQEIVQALGGSIALSNRRQGARVLGLDAVVRLPLAPA; encoded by the coding sequence ATGACCCGCCAGAGATCGCTGCGCCGCCAGTTGCTGCTGGGCATCCTGCTGCCCACGCTGCTGTTCATCGGCCTCAACACCTACAGCCTGTACCGCCAGACGCTGGGGGCCCTGAACACGGCCTACGACCGCACGCTGCTGGCCTCGGCCAAGACCATCAGCGAGCAGATCGACGTGCGCGGCTACGACGAGCGGGCCGAGCTGCGCGTCATCGTGCCCTACGCGGCGCTGGAGGCCTTCGAGGCCGACAACCAGAGCCGCATGTACTACCGCGTCTCCAACCTGCGCGGCGAGCTCGTCTCCGGCTTTGGCGAGCTGCCCATGTGGCGCGGCAGCATCGCCCCGCGCCCGCCCTACGCGGCGCTGGTGGACTTCTACGACGCCAGCTTCCGCGGCCGCCCCGTGCGCGTGGCGGCGCTGCTGCAGCCCGTGGCCAGCCCCCAGGGCCGCGGCATGGCCGTGATCCAGGTGGCCGAGACGCTGGAGCTGCGCCACGCCGCGGCGCTGCAGATCCTGCGGGACACGCTGGCGCGCCAGGCCCTGCTGGTGGCGCTGGTCGCCGCCATCGTGGTGCTGGTAGTGCAGCGCGCCACGCGGCCGGTGCGCCAGCTGAGCGCCGACCTGCAGGCCCGCGCCGAGGGCGACCTGTCGCCCATCGCCGCCCCCGCGGCCCCGCGCGAGCTGCAGCCGCTGATCGACGCCACCAACGCCGTCATGCGGCGCCTGTCGCACCTGCTGGAGCACCAGAAGCGCTTCGTGCGCGACGCCTCGCACCAGCTGCGCACGCCGCTGGCCGTGCTCAAGACCCAGGTGCAGTCCGCCCTGCGCGGCGACATGCCGCCCGGGCAGGCGCTGCACGAGATCGGCGACACCGTGGAGCGCGCCACGCAGTTGGCCAACCAGATGCTGGCGCTGGCCAAGGTGGAGCAGCTGCGCCAGCAGGGCGAGCTGCCCACGACGCGGCTCGACGAAGTGCTGCGCGAGGTGGCGCTGGATCTCTCGCCCCTGATCGCGCAGGGCGACCTGGACTTCGGCATCGCCACCGACGCCGCGCCCATCCGCGCGCACGCATGGATGCTGCGCGAGCTGTGCCGCAACCTGCTGCACAACGCCATACGCCACGCCACGCCCGCCACCGAGCTGGCCGTGACGCTGCGCGCGCAGGGCACCCACGCCGAACTCACCATCGCCGACGCCGGCCCCGGCATCGACGACGAGCTGGCCGCGCGGCTGTTCGAGCCGTTCTCGGCCGGCGACGTGCGCAAGGGCTCGGGCCTGGGCTTGGCTATCTGCCAGGAAATCGTGCAGGCCCTGGGCGGCAGCATCGCCCTCTCCAACCGCCGCCAGGGCGCGCGCGTGCTGGGGCTGGACGCCGTGGTACGCCTGCCGCTGGCGCCGGCCTGA
- a CDS encoding response regulator — protein sequence MQLLLVEDDATMQATLQRSLARRGMAVTALADGRAALAEWRAHPPDAVVLDLTLPGLDGLQVLEQARAGGLRTPVLLLTARGTVGDRVLGLNAGADDYLPKPFDLDELEARLRALVRRSGDAMEAKSAASALAMGAISYEKESGIIYAHGAPMDLTPRELALLRALLAQPGHAVTKERLYELVFPGQSEVQYEAIEVVAYRLRKKLAGTGVVLMTLRGLGYLLKPEA from the coding sequence ATGCAACTGCTCCTGGTCGAAGACGACGCCACCATGCAGGCCACGCTGCAGCGCTCGCTCGCGCGCCGCGGCATGGCCGTGACGGCACTCGCGGACGGGCGCGCCGCGCTCGCCGAATGGCGCGCGCACCCACCCGACGCCGTGGTGCTGGACCTCACCCTGCCCGGCCTGGACGGCCTGCAGGTGCTGGAGCAGGCGCGCGCGGGCGGCCTGCGCACGCCCGTGCTGCTGCTCACCGCGCGCGGCACCGTGGGCGACCGCGTGCTGGGCCTGAACGCCGGCGCCGACGACTACCTGCCCAAGCCCTTCGACCTGGACGAGCTGGAGGCGCGCCTGCGCGCCCTGGTGCGCCGCAGCGGCGACGCCATGGAAGCCAAATCGGCCGCCAGCGCCCTGGCCATGGGCGCCATAAGCTATGAAAAAGAAAGCGGCATCATCTACGCGCACGGCGCGCCCATGGACCTCACGCCGCGCGAGCTGGCGCTGCTGCGCGCCCTGCTCGCCCAGCCCGGGCATGCCGTGACCAAGGAGCGGCTGTACGAACTCGTCTTCCCGGGCCAGAGCGAGGTGCAGTACGAGGCCATCGAGGTCGTGGCCTACCGCCTGCGCAAGAAGCTCGCCGGCACGGGCGTGGTCCTGATGACGCTGCGCGGCCTGGGCTACCTGCTCAAACCCGAGGCATGA
- a CDS encoding Bug family tripartite tricarboxylate transporter substrate binding protein: MRRDTFLKSLAALAAAGSLPLSAQAAVAIKMMLPANPGGGWDTTGRALGKALQDAGVASSVTYDNKGGAAGAIGLAQFINGSKGDPNALMVMGAVMLGGIITGKPPVNLSQATPIARLTSEYNVFVLPANSPFKTMADVVAQLKKDPGSVKWGGGSRGSTEHIAAAMIAREVGVDPAKINYVAFRGGGEATAAILGGNVTVGGSGYSEFAEYITAGKMKPIGVTSPQRLKGLNIPTLKEQGINVEIGNWRGVYGAPGITAEQRKALTAMVEKAVKSKAWAEAIQKNDWTPAWLAGDEFANFVDQEFASLRATMVKSGMV; this comes from the coding sequence ATGCGTCGCGACACCTTCCTGAAATCCCTGGCGGCCCTGGCCGCCGCGGGCAGCCTGCCGCTGTCGGCACAGGCCGCAGTGGCCATCAAGATGATGCTGCCCGCCAACCCCGGCGGCGGCTGGGACACCACGGGCCGCGCCCTGGGCAAGGCGCTGCAGGACGCGGGCGTGGCCTCCAGCGTCACCTACGACAACAAGGGCGGCGCGGCCGGCGCCATTGGCTTGGCGCAGTTCATCAACGGAAGCAAGGGCGACCCGAACGCGCTGATGGTGATGGGCGCAGTGATGCTGGGCGGCATCATCACCGGCAAGCCGCCGGTGAACCTGAGCCAGGCCACGCCGATCGCGCGCCTGACGAGCGAGTACAACGTCTTCGTGCTGCCCGCCAACTCGCCCTTCAAGACCATGGCCGACGTGGTGGCCCAGCTCAAGAAGGACCCGGGCAGCGTGAAGTGGGGCGGCGGCTCGCGCGGCTCCACCGAGCACATCGCCGCGGCCATGATCGCGCGCGAGGTGGGCGTGGACCCGGCCAAGATCAACTACGTGGCCTTCCGCGGGGGCGGAGAGGCCACGGCCGCCATCCTGGGCGGCAACGTGACCGTGGGCGGCAGCGGCTACAGCGAGTTCGCCGAGTACATCACCGCGGGCAAGATGAAGCCCATCGGCGTGACCTCGCCCCAGCGCCTCAAGGGCCTGAACATCCCCACGCTCAAGGAGCAGGGCATCAACGTGGAGATCGGCAACTGGCGCGGCGTGTACGGCGCGCCCGGCATCACGGCCGAGCAGCGCAAGGCTCTGACCGCCATGGTGGAGAAGGCCGTCAAGAGCAAGGCCTGGGCCGAGGCGATCCAGAAGAACGACTGGACGCCCGCCTGGCTGGCCGGCGACGAGTTCGCCAACTTCGTGGACCAGGAGTTCGCGAGCCTGCGCGCCACCATGGTCAAGTCCGGCATGGTCTGA
- a CDS encoding tripartite tricarboxylate transporter TctB family protein, which yields MSELAPSSDPAAADAGSVPSPFWQAAVGAAVVLVAAGMAFGALQIPGDAGYGGVGPNFLPWVCAAVLGLCGVLLIREALTGGYRQAADPGGAPRAALGPFAWVTAGLLLNAALIVDLGFILGCTLCYALAVQGLRRANGQTGRLAPRALAVDVLTGLAISAPVFWLFTQFLAINLPGLTNTGWL from the coding sequence ATGTCAGAGCTTGCCCCTTCTTCCGATCCTGCTGCCGCCGACGCGGGCAGCGTGCCGTCCCCGTTCTGGCAGGCCGCCGTGGGCGCGGCCGTGGTGCTGGTGGCCGCCGGCATGGCCTTTGGCGCGTTGCAGATTCCGGGCGACGCCGGCTACGGCGGCGTGGGCCCCAACTTCCTGCCCTGGGTGTGCGCCGCGGTGCTGGGCCTGTGCGGCGTGCTGCTGATCCGCGAGGCGCTCACGGGCGGCTACCGCCAGGCGGCTGACCCGGGCGGTGCGCCGCGCGCCGCGCTCGGGCCGTTCGCCTGGGTCACGGCCGGGCTGCTGCTGAACGCGGCCCTCATCGTCGATCTGGGCTTCATCCTAGGCTGCACGCTGTGCTACGCGCTGGCCGTGCAGGGCCTGCGCCGCGCCAACGGGCAGACGGGGCGGCTGGCGCCGCGTGCGCTGGCTGTGGACGTGCTCACGGGCCTGGCGATCTCGGCGCCGGTGTTCTGGCTGTTCACGCAATTCCTGGCCATCAACCTGCCGGGGCTCACTAATACAGGGTGGCTGTAA
- a CDS encoding tripartite tricarboxylate transporter permease, producing the protein MEIFDALMAGFATAISPANLLWALVGCALGTAVGVLPGIGPAVAVAMLLPITSKVDMTASMIFFAGIYYGAMYGGSTTSILLNTPGETASMVTAMEGNKMAKSGRAGAALATAAIGSFVAGTVATVVVTLFAPSVAEFAVKLGPPEYFMLMVLAFTTVSAVLGQSSLRGMTALFIGLALGCVGMDQISGAARYTGGKMELLDGIDIVLVAVGLFAVAEVLYAALYEGRVEESQNKLTRVYMTARDWKRSVPAWLRGTLIGTPFGCIPAGGTEIPTFLSYATEKKLAKGEDKAEFGTKGAIEGVAGPEAANNATVTAALIPLLTLGIPTSNTTAVLLGAFQNYGINPGPQLFSSSAALVWALIASLYIGNIMLLVLNLPMVGLWVKLLKIPRPQLYAGILIFATVGAYGMRQSTFDLFLLYAIGLLGVLMRRFDFPTAPVVVGMILGPLAEAQMRNAVSIGEGSWWIFLQRPMSLALIVIVLAVLIVPRVLRRWAERNLARHHQSADDIV; encoded by the coding sequence ATGGAGATCTTCGACGCATTGATGGCGGGCTTCGCCACGGCGATCTCGCCGGCCAACCTGCTGTGGGCTCTGGTGGGCTGCGCCCTGGGCACGGCCGTGGGCGTGCTGCCGGGCATCGGCCCGGCCGTGGCCGTGGCCATGCTGCTGCCCATCACCTCCAAGGTGGACATGACGGCCTCGATGATCTTCTTCGCGGGCATCTACTACGGCGCCATGTACGGGGGCTCCACCACCTCCATCCTGCTCAACACCCCGGGCGAGACGGCCAGCATGGTCACGGCCATGGAGGGCAACAAGATGGCCAAGAGCGGCCGCGCGGGCGCGGCGCTGGCCACGGCGGCCATCGGCTCGTTCGTGGCCGGCACCGTGGCCACCGTGGTGGTGACGCTGTTCGCGCCCTCGGTGGCCGAGTTCGCGGTCAAGCTCGGCCCGCCCGAGTACTTCATGCTCATGGTGCTGGCCTTCACCACCGTCAGCGCCGTGCTCGGCCAGAGCAGCCTGCGCGGCATGACGGCGCTGTTCATCGGCCTGGCCCTGGGCTGCGTGGGCATGGACCAGATCTCGGGCGCGGCGCGCTACACCGGGGGCAAGATGGAGCTGCTCGACGGCATCGACATCGTGCTCGTGGCCGTGGGCCTGTTCGCCGTGGCCGAGGTGCTCTACGCCGCGCTCTACGAGGGCAGGGTGGAGGAGTCGCAGAACAAGCTCACGCGCGTGTACATGACGGCGCGCGACTGGAAGCGCTCGGTGCCCGCCTGGCTGCGCGGCACCCTCATCGGCACGCCGTTCGGCTGCATACCCGCCGGGGGCACCGAGATCCCGACCTTCCTGAGCTACGCCACCGAGAAGAAGCTCGCCAAGGGCGAGGACAAGGCCGAGTTCGGCACCAAGGGCGCGATCGAGGGCGTGGCCGGCCCCGAGGCCGCGAACAACGCCACGGTGACGGCGGCGCTGATCCCGCTGCTCACGTTGGGCATTCCCACCAGCAACACCACGGCCGTGCTGCTGGGCGCGTTCCAGAACTACGGCATCAACCCCGGGCCGCAGCTGTTCTCCAGCTCGGCGGCGCTGGTGTGGGCGCTGATCGCGTCGCTGTACATCGGCAACATCATGCTGCTGGTGCTGAACCTGCCCATGGTGGGCCTGTGGGTGAAGCTCCTGAAGATCCCGCGCCCGCAGCTGTACGCGGGCATCCTGATCTTTGCCACCGTGGGCGCCTACGGCATGCGCCAGAGCACGTTCGACCTGTTCCTGCTCTACGCCATTGGCCTGCTGGGCGTGCTCATGCGGCGCTTCGACTTCCCCACCGCGCCGGTGGTGGTGGGCATGATCCTGGGGCCCCTGGCCGAGGCGCAGATGCGCAACGCCGTCTCCATCGGCGAGGGCAGCTGGTGGATCTTCCTGCAGCGTCCCATGTCGCTGGCACTGATCGTCATCGTGCTGGCCGTGCTCATCGTGCCGCGCGTGCTGCGCCGCTGGGCCGAGCGCAACCTGGCGCGGCACCACCAGTCGGCCGACGACATCGTCTGA
- a CDS encoding 3-hydroxybutyrate oligomer hydrolase family protein: MRSNERMGLARWAMAALAGVALAACGGGSSRPSNDLPQGIKEISATVYPATVAGTGATAQTQDLLTGGIGKTGLGAAAAPAYADPANPTAAELRRNALYSNYRGILDPMPGGGYGLLYGPNVTADGRVTAGEGLIPGREYVAVLDDGSGRKQTVIAVQVPDSFSASNPCIVLGASSGSRGVYGAIGTAGEWGLKKGCAVALTDAGKGVGLHNLADDTVNKIDGTRATRTAAGALGFFAAALSDAARAAYDAAFPNRIAIKHAHSQQNPEKDWGSDTLAAGRYALYVLNARYGTVANPVPFTKANTLVIAGSASNGGAASLRAAEQDGDGLIDGVVASEPVTEMPATAGYGIRFGGASVTGYGRTLAEYTTWGNIYQPCAALASAAALTEVSYYNFIGLAGMTARATARCDGLAAKGLVSGATTAERAADALAKLRAYGWTEDNDTMHNAHYGLGNGPILSAMYPMAYGRFGADANLCNTSFAAASPLTGDVAAAAPAALAQSFATANGTANGAPATVIYNDSQGGAKAWQFAVSASTGVADFGLDNALCQHALVSGRNPVTGAALTAASTPTKADSDKVRAGIAEVLHSANLRGKPAIIVAGRSDALVPVNNNARAYAALNRTIEGAASKLRYIEVVNGQHFDAFLPLPGFDTRFVPLHPYFNQAMDAMWAHLKSGAQLPASQVVRTTPRGGAPGAAPAITAANVPPFVATPAAADQIGFSGTSITVPR, encoded by the coding sequence ATGCGATCGAACGAACGGATGGGATTGGCGCGCTGGGCCATGGCGGCCCTCGCGGGGGTTGCCCTGGCGGCCTGCGGCGGGGGCTCTTCGCGGCCCTCCAACGACTTGCCACAGGGCATCAAGGAAATCAGCGCCACCGTGTACCCTGCCACTGTCGCAGGCACGGGCGCGACGGCGCAAACGCAGGACCTGCTGACGGGCGGCATAGGCAAGACGGGCCTGGGCGCCGCTGCCGCGCCGGCCTATGCCGACCCGGCCAACCCCACCGCGGCCGAGCTGCGCCGCAATGCGCTGTATTCCAACTACCGCGGCATCCTGGACCCCATGCCGGGCGGCGGCTACGGCCTGCTCTACGGCCCCAACGTCACGGCCGACGGCCGGGTGACTGCCGGCGAGGGCTTGATCCCGGGCCGCGAATACGTGGCCGTGCTCGACGACGGCTCCGGCCGCAAGCAGACCGTGATCGCCGTGCAGGTGCCCGACAGTTTCAGCGCCAGCAACCCCTGCATCGTGCTCGGCGCCTCGTCGGGCTCGCGCGGCGTGTATGGCGCCATTGGCACGGCGGGCGAATGGGGCCTCAAGAAGGGCTGCGCCGTGGCGCTGACCGACGCGGGCAAGGGCGTGGGCCTGCACAACCTGGCCGACGACACGGTCAACAAGATCGACGGCACGCGCGCCACGCGCACAGCCGCAGGTGCCCTGGGCTTCTTTGCCGCCGCCCTGAGCGACGCGGCGCGCGCCGCCTACGACGCTGCCTTTCCCAACCGCATCGCCATCAAGCACGCGCATTCGCAGCAGAACCCCGAGAAGGACTGGGGCAGCGACACGCTGGCCGCGGGCCGCTATGCGCTCTATGTGCTGAATGCACGCTACGGCACGGTCGCCAATCCCGTGCCGTTCACCAAGGCCAACACGCTGGTGATCGCGGGCTCGGCCTCCAATGGCGGCGCGGCATCGCTGCGCGCGGCCGAGCAGGACGGCGACGGCCTGATCGACGGCGTGGTGGCCTCCGAGCCCGTGACCGAGATGCCGGCCACCGCGGGCTATGGCATCCGGTTCGGCGGTGCGTCGGTCACGGGCTACGGCAGGACCCTGGCCGAATACACCACCTGGGGCAACATCTACCAGCCCTGCGCGGCGCTGGCGTCCGCCGCAGCGCTGACGGAGGTGTCGTACTACAACTTCATCGGCCTGGCCGGCATGACCGCGCGCGCCACGGCACGCTGCGACGGCCTGGCGGCCAAGGGCCTGGTCAGCGGCGCCACCACGGCCGAGCGCGCCGCAGATGCGCTGGCCAAGCTGCGCGCCTACGGCTGGACGGAGGACAACGACACCATGCACAACGCCCACTACGGCCTGGGCAACGGCCCCATCCTGTCGGCCATGTACCCCATGGCCTATGGCCGCTTTGGCGCCGATGCCAACCTGTGCAACACCAGCTTCGCGGCGGCCAGCCCCCTCACCGGCGACGTGGCCGCCGCCGCGCCCGCCGCGCTGGCGCAGAGCTTCGCCACGGCCAACGGCACGGCCAATGGCGCGCCGGCCACGGTGATCTACAACGACTCGCAGGGCGGGGCCAAGGCCTGGCAGTTCGCGGTGTCGGCATCGACGGGCGTGGCTGACTTCGGGCTGGACAACGCACTGTGCCAGCACGCGCTGGTCAGCGGCAGGAACCCGGTGACGGGCGCCGCGCTCACTGCCGCGAGCACGCCCACCAAGGCCGACAGCGACAAGGTGCGCGCCGGTATCGCCGAGGTGCTGCACAGCGCCAACCTGCGCGGCAAGCCGGCCATCATCGTCGCGGGCCGCAGCGACGCGCTGGTGCCCGTGAACAACAACGCGCGCGCCTATGCGGCGCTCAACCGCACCATCGAAGGCGCAGCCAGCAAGCTGCGCTACATCGAGGTCGTGAATGGCCAGCACTTCGACGCCTTCCTGCCGCTTCCGGGCTTCGACACGCGCTTCGTGCCGCTGCACCCGTACTTCAACCAGGCCATGGACGCGATGTGGGCGCACCTCAAGAGCGGCGCGCAGCTCCCAGCCAGCCAGGTGGTGCGCACCACGCCGCGCGGCGGCGCGCCGGGCGCGGCGCCCGCCATCACGGCGGCCAACGTGCCGCCCTTCGTGGCCACGCCCGCAGCGGCCGACCAGATCGGCTTCAGCGGCACCTCCATCACCGTGCCGCGCTGA
- a CDS encoding BPSL1445 family SYLF domain-containing lipoprotein: MNQKISLRTAATAAMVAAASLSMMACTATKPDTQAAPRADSTSLDTRVNAALERLYQTAPGSRDQVRRAKGVLVFPSVIGGSFIVGVEHGRGVLRVQGRDRGQYSTTAASVGWQAGGQSRAVIYVFNTQEALDKFLASDGWSAGVDATVAVGRVGASGSVDTNTAETPVTGYVLNNLGLEAGISLQGSKITRIRD, encoded by the coding sequence ATGAACCAGAAGATCTCGCTGCGCACAGCCGCGACCGCCGCCATGGTGGCGGCCGCCAGCCTGTCCATGATGGCCTGCACGGCCACCAAGCCCGACACCCAGGCCGCGCCGCGCGCGGATTCCACATCGCTCGATACGCGCGTCAATGCGGCGCTGGAGCGCCTGTACCAGACCGCGCCCGGATCGCGCGATCAGGTGCGCCGCGCCAAGGGCGTGCTGGTGTTCCCATCGGTGATCGGCGGCAGCTTCATCGTGGGCGTGGAGCATGGCCGTGGCGTGCTGCGCGTGCAGGGCCGGGACCGGGGCCAGTACAGCACCACGGCGGCATCGGTGGGCTGGCAGGCCGGCGGCCAGTCGCGCGCCGTGATCTACGTGTTCAACACGCAGGAGGCTTTGGACAAGTTCCTTGCCAGCGACGGCTGGTCCGCGGGCGTGGACGCCACCGTCGCCGTCGGCCGCGTGGGCGCCAGCGGCAGCGTGGACACCAACACGGCCGAAACCCCGGTGACCGGCTACGTGCTCAACAACCTGGGGCTCGAGGCGGGCATATCCCTGCAGGGCTCCAAGATCACCCGCATCCGCGACTGA
- a CDS encoding YeeE/YedE thiosulfate transporter family protein produces the protein MKRLPLAAVLAVFTGWLLWSVSARQAALFVVGLGLGAVLAGQRFGFTTGWRMLIEDKDASGVMGQLLLLALAAALAMPLLGHYPELTAALGPPSVSLLVGAFVFGLCMQIADGCGSGTLYKAGLGIPMNAAILPLFALGSFLGSLHLGFWLDLGRSQPVGLVGQFGWERALLITLAALAAVAVAVGWYVRRASAAAGQAPRPLVVRKWMVGAVLLAVLATLNLVIAGQPWGVVYGFGLWAAKLAQASGAADLAHNWFWSQPGNAARLHETVLMDVTSITNIGILGGALWVSAGKPANARPLNGTQWAVALIAGLALGYSSRLAFGCNVGAMLSGISTGSIHGWIWVPLAFAGTIFGLRIRRHFGF, from the coding sequence ATGAAACGACTCCCCCTCGCGGCCGTACTGGCCGTTTTCACGGGCTGGCTGCTGTGGAGCGTGTCCGCGCGCCAGGCCGCGCTGTTCGTCGTGGGCCTGGGCCTGGGCGCGGTGCTGGCCGGCCAGCGCTTCGGCTTCACCACCGGCTGGCGCATGCTCATCGAGGACAAGGACGCCAGCGGCGTCATGGGCCAGCTCCTGCTGCTGGCGCTGGCCGCGGCCCTGGCCATGCCGCTGCTGGGCCATTACCCCGAGCTCACGGCCGCGCTCGGCCCGCCCAGCGTCAGCCTGCTGGTGGGTGCGTTCGTGTTCGGCCTGTGCATGCAGATAGCAGACGGCTGCGGCAGCGGCACGCTGTACAAGGCCGGCCTGGGCATTCCCATGAACGCCGCCATCCTGCCGCTGTTCGCGCTGGGCAGCTTCCTGGGCTCGCTGCACCTGGGCTTCTGGCTCGACCTGGGGCGCTCCCAGCCGGTGGGCCTGGTCGGCCAGTTCGGCTGGGAGCGGGCGCTGCTCATCACCCTGGCGGCGCTGGCCGCCGTGGCCGTGGCCGTGGGCTGGTACGTGCGCCGCGCCAGCGCCGCGGCAGGCCAGGCGCCCAGGCCGCTGGTGGTGCGCAAATGGATGGTGGGCGCGGTGCTGCTGGCAGTGCTGGCCACGCTGAACCTGGTCATCGCCGGCCAGCCCTGGGGCGTGGTCTACGGCTTCGGCCTGTGGGCAGCCAAGCTGGCCCAGGCCAGCGGCGCGGCCGACCTGGCGCACAACTGGTTCTGGAGCCAGCCGGGCAACGCCGCGCGGCTGCACGAAACGGTGCTCATGGACGTGACCAGCATCACCAACATCGGCATCCTCGGCGGCGCGCTGTGGGTGTCCGCCGGCAAGCCCGCGAACGCCCGGCCCCTGAACGGCACGCAATGGGCCGTGGCCCTCATCGCCGGGCTGGCTCTGGGCTACAGCTCGCGCCTGGCCTTCGGCTGCAACGTGGGCGCCATGCTGTCGGGCATTTCCACGGGCAGTATCCACGGCTGGATCTGGGTGCCGCTGGCCTTCGCGGGCACCATCTTCGGGCTGCGCATCCGCCGCCATTTCGGCTTCTGA